The following nucleotide sequence is from Bos taurus isolate L1 Dominette 01449 registration number 42190680 breed Hereford chromosome 3, ARS-UCD2.0, whole genome shotgun sequence.
gagaatcccagggacgggggagcctggtgggctgccgactatggggtcgcatagagttggaaacgactgaagtgaattagcaacagcagtatatatttaacttttgtttttagcTCATTATTTCAAATAATGTAAAGTGTTAATAGTGTAATAACCAAACATTAAACATGCATAGTATATATAAGAaagggccttagaaaacatcttGTCCCATCTCCAATGCCATATTTCCTTCCACAGTGTTCTGACAAATAATCTAGCCTGCTGAGTCATTCAATTCACTCTTAACAGCcatttaaaatgctgaatgttTGAAATCCTGTTTCTACTTCTTAATCTTGAGATAAAACCACATCTTTATGATTCAAGCATATTGATTATATATTATTCCTTCTATATGCCAAACCTTAAAACATTTGAAGATTGTTAATTATATTGGCAAATTGGTTAAACATACCAAGTTTTCTCTGCATTCATTATGTTATATGCTGGATACCCTTATGAAtgttcactattttttttaagagtttcctCTCAATGTGACATCCCACTTAGGATACTACCTGGATGATATGGTTATATACAGTACACTCTGTCTTCACTTGATTGTACACTAGGTGAgacaggtatatatatatgtgtgtgtgtgtgtgtgtatatatatatatatatatataatatttgtatattGTGTATAGTATATCTGGCTTAAATACTGAAGTAATTTTAGGTCTAATGTTTCAGTTAACTGAGATTTGTTATGGAGTTAGAATGACAGTTGACCCAACCTCATGTATGTCTAACTGAAGTTGTCATGTGTTCTCAAGGATAATTTCAATGAACATGGGATTTGTAAAAATCTGACAGATCCTAACTGTAACTCAGCTAATGGGCaacattataatttatttatagctATGCAATATAGTTATTAATGAGCTAATGTAGAAATGAAGGCAAATTGTACTGTATTTTGTGAGAAATCATACTTCATGACAAAGGTTGGCATTATGTAATAAGTACCCACAAAATATTAACCTACTTACAATAAATACAATTAATAATgtacataaaagaatgaaattaagctAATTTTCTATCAAAAAAAGAATTATTCATGAACAGAAAGTGGACAGCATAGATTTGATGACAGGAAGGTTGTATCTAATCTGAATTACTGAGTGACCTAGGAAGCTTGCTCAGAGGGATTACAGAATAATTATGTTAATATGCAATTATCACCTCATTTCTTCTGTAGTAACCTCAAGATGTAGTGTAGTGAGGGTGTTATAGCAAGTGCTGATAGTTTGCAAAAATACTGATGTTTGAGATTTCTGAGACAATAAGTCTAGCTTGAGGCATATAAGTGATGATCTGTCATCTTGAAGACAGATCTGacctttgtacttttttttttaatgctcttagTAGTATATAACTACAGGCAGTTATAGCTGTAGAACTCATGATTTCCTAGAACCTGAAATGTGTTTTATGTAGATTTAAAATTCCATTTGCAGCTTTTCATTAAGtgtgtgaattttttaaataacagtttacaattcagttaaaagaaaaattctataGTTATGTGATTACATGGAGGAGGACACAGTGATAGtatttaaacatttaataaaaagaTTCTAATTGATACAGCAATTTCATTGAAATTTAGAGAGGCCAAACAATATaacattaatttgtttattttaatttagtagtttctctttttttaaacttaatgaaTAATGCCTACCTTCAGATATGTCCCTTTGTTATGTTGACATAAGCTGGTATTTATAACTCTGTTGTATGTATTTAACTGTATACAGATTGTTGAAAAATCTGTTTGAGAGTGTGTGAAATTAGTTTATAggtcaaaatatgttttcttgccTGGATTCTCCTCCATAAATGTCCTGAATGTAGGGAAATAATTTATGATGTCAAAATTCTGGATCAGTGCAACACATATTGATGATCCATTATTCTTTATTGTATCTCAGTGCAATAGCTTTGAGTCTTGAATGCTGTTAAGAAAAAATGTATCTTGaatgtatcttttcatttttagaaatatattctgaaaattaaGCCAAGAAGATTTTTTATGGTTGCTAAAATACTAGCTTACTTATTCAGTTTCTTATAGCATATTTTTAGACTGAtgtgatttttaatattaatgtactaataaaatttttttcttaaaaagaatgaCTCCTCTATTTCTGAGCAGAGATAGTCTATTGGAGACAAGTAAGGTACATTTCACTAAGTAGATGTAAAAGAAAACTTTGATTGTTAAAGAcctcattttatattttcacaatattcaattttatcttttcttttaccACATGTATTTTGTATGTTAAAAAatttgttatacatatatactctgTTTTTGAGCAAAACACTTTGATATCTTCCAATTTATGGAAGCTCTTATAAAGCCATTCTAGTAATGAGAATGCAATCTCCAAGCCGACATGGATATTCTCATAGTTTGTCACCCTGCTGTTCAGGGGGTACCAATGAAGTTGCTTTAAATGGGAAACGTCTGTTCCATCTCTGAACCTCTAACACCAGAACAGATGGGTGGAACGTGGAACATGGAAGGTTTTACCTCTGAGGTGGTAACAGTGAAGCCACTCATTAACACTGAATTTACCACTTTGTTAGCAACGTTGCTTCCTGTTGAGAAAAGCTAATATAGGCTTTCAGATTGACTGAGCATATATTTGTCTACCTCTATGATTATAATAAGTTGGAATAGAAAGTAAGTGTCTTAcaggctaattttttaaaaagaaagatttgtTGTCCATTTCTGATTTATGTGGTTGTTCCTATTTGGGCGTTTTACTTTTTCTACTTAATAAGAAACATCATTAATGAGTAGTAGTATAGCATTATGATTTGCTTTCCTTTTCATTGACATTTACACACTCCTTCCTAACACATGTTTATGTGCTGCCCATTTTTAACTTCTGTGTATGTGATGTAAAAACTCCTGCTGGGTGCTGCATTAGCACCATTTTGGAGTGATATCATTGAATATGATCTTATTTGAAGTCTGTTTTTATTACTGTGGAAATTTGCCAATCTCAAAACAGAATTCTAAGACCTATGAAGGTCAGAAAAATAATTGTTGGTATAAGTGATAATGCCAAAGAAAGATATTTGTAGTATTTGTTGTATTAAAGAACATATCTTGTGGAAGGTATAAGGTCATATTTATAAGAGCTGCTTTAAGTTgtgaaataagaagaaaatacttaGAAGCAGTTCTTTGATTCTTTAACTAGATTTAATGTTTTACAGAATATATATttggtatataaaataaattagaaataataaacttcattgaaaatgttttcatttctaaatagCAATTAAAGCTCCTGCTGTTCTAAATAAAATTACTCATTATacaaataagaatactataaaagaaaagatagaCTTTATTCTTTATATGAGAGCAGGAACTTTGTTTGGCACGTTTGCTACTGAACCCCTATTACTAGAGCAGTGTGTGGCACATAgtaggggctcaataaatatttgtaacatTAATAAATTATACTTAATACTAGgtgcaaaaggaaaagaaatatggaaTATCATGCCAGTActtcaaataattaaatatgtGGGGTTGCCAAATAGCAGGTTTGTAAATTGCACTTGATGATTATTAGATATTTTGAAAGCCTTGCTATAACTGCTGAGTTAAGAAATCAGAAACTTGATGGAATTTCCAATATTTAAATGAGATACCCAAATTTCATAAGAAGAAAACTAGTTTTCAGAAACTTTTGAATTGATTTTGCAGTTGTGCTTTTATTCATTTACCACATTAGtgctttattcaacaaatattcctgAGCACCTATGCCAAGTATCTTGTTAGGTTCTAAGAGTTCACTATCCCTACCCTCAAAGAGCTTACATTCTTCCAAGGTAATGGCTATATAGTGTGACcatttctaaaagcaaaataagaaCATACTACAAGGAAATTCTTAATAGTGGGGGCAGTATTTATAGCCATTGAATGTTTGTCTTCCAGACTTTCAGaagtcttcttttaaaatattctgctgTCCTCTCATAACAGTTAAATATATTATCAAAAGCATTtagtacctatggctgattcttgttgatgtatgacagaaaacaacaaaattctgtaaagcaattatccttcaattagaaatttttttttaaatgcctagaaaatattatctacattttatatgaaataaatgGAAGAATTTACCATACATTTATGATGTTTTCAGATTAGAGTAACAACTTTTAGATCATTGCAGTAGACTGTCAGATCATAAAATGGGATAGCTTCCTATTAGGGAATGCTTTTAATTTGGGGACTCAAGTTATGAAAGTTTAAAGAAGCATAAAGCTTCTTgattttaactttacaaatttAGAATGAAGGATAATTTACATAAGGATAGAATGAAACCCAGtgaatgaaatgttttttaaattagtagAATTTTAGGAGAATGTGAAATACTGAGAGCAGAACagtcttattttaaattaaaaaatacagtttcATACATTAGTCATTGTTGTTGATAGCACATAAGTACATTCAAGTAAGCTTCTTTACTGATTGTTGTTTTGTTACCTTTATGGAGTTTTAAGTGACAAAAGTTTTACTTTTGTGTAATATGTAACACTTTACAGTATTCTCTAGTGTAGAATGTCCACAGTAAATTTACTTAGGtaagataattttctttttattaacaaTCTCATATAtaagattttagattttttttcagtctgtagcatattcatttatattgtgtgtgtctgtgtgtgtgtgtctgtgtgtgtgtgtttatgttgcTTTGCTCTACAcattttgtatatatacagttTGGGGGGTGTTGTTGCCTAATTCAAAGGAAAAATTAACCTCTGCAACACTAAAAATCTTTCAGTTTCTTCAAGTGTTTCTTCATTCTTGAAAAATTATTAGGGTCTTAATATAATGAGTAGAATTAAGCGACTGAAAATGTGTACTTTCAACTCTCCATGCGTTCTAAGGATAATCTTTCTTTCATGcaaatctaaattttttttttccattttctagacTAAATGTGTTAAATGGGCTTACCAACAATATGGATGATTTGAAGATAAACACCGATGTTACTGGTGCTAAAGAAGAACTCCTAGATGACAACAGTTTTATATCAGACAAAGAGAGTGGAGTTCATAAACCAAAAGATTGTCAAGCATCATTTCAGAAAAACAATACATTCACTTTGCCTGAAGAACTGTCAAAGGACAAATCTGAAAAAGCCTTAAGTGGAGGCCAGTCTACTCTGTTTATACATGCTGGTGCTCCTACTGTTTCTAGTGAAAACTTTATTTTGCCTAAGGGAGCTGCTGTTAATGGACCAGTTTCACACTCCTCCTTAACTAAGACTTCCAATATGAATAAAGGCAGTGTTTcgttaaccactggacagcctgTGGATCAGCCAACAACAGAATCTTGTTCAGGTTTGAAGGTGGCAGCCGATCTTCAGCTGTCTACACCACAGAAAGCAAGTCAAcatcaagttttatttttattatcagatGTAGCACATGCTAAGAATCCAACCCATTCCATTAAAAAACTACCTACCTCTGCTTCAATTGGTTGTGACATTCAGAATTCAGTAGGGAGTGGTATAAAGTCAGATAGCACTTTAATAAATCAAGTAGAGGTGGGTGAGGATAGTGAAGATTTATTGGTAAAAAATGATTGTGTCAGTACATTAACAGGAATTTCCTCAGGTACAGATGAATTTAGGTCAGACAATGATACAAACTGGGATCCCCAAAAAGAGTTCATTCAATTTCTTATAACTAATGACGACACAGTAGATAAAGCTCCAGTTCACTCTAAAGTAGgtctggaaaaaaagagaaagcgaAAAATGGATGTAAGCAAGATAACTCGTTATACCGAAGATTGCTTTAGTGATTCTAACTGTGTACCCAATAAATCAAAAATGCTAGAAGTAGACTTTATGGAACAGAATGAAGATGTGCAAGCAATAGACTCACGGACATATGCATTATCACAAGTGAAACCTGAATCAGCTGATGAAGACTTGGAATCCGTGGATACTTTTCAACATCTAATTTTTAACTCAGATAAGTGTGGAGAAGACAGTTCACCTGTTCATACTAGCACTTTTCTTTCAAAtaccttaaaaaagaaatgtgaagaaaGTGATTCCGAGTCACCCGTTACTTTCAGCACCGAAGAGCCATCATTCTACCCCTGTACAAAGTGCAATGtgaattttagggagaaaaagcaTCTCCACAGGCATATGATGTATCATTTAGATGGGAATAGTCACTTTCGTCATCTTAATGTCCCAAGGCCATATGCTTGTAGAGAATGTGGACGGACATTTCGAGATCGTAACTCACTGCTAAAGCATATGATTATTCAccaagaaagaagacagaaattgATGGAGGAAATACGTGAATTGAAAGAACTTCAGGATGAAGGAAGAAGTGCACGATTACAATGCCCTCAGTGTGTGTTTGGTACCAATTGCCCTAAAACATTTGTGCAACATGCTAAAACCCATGAAAAAGATAAAAGGTACTACTGCTGTGAAGAGTGTAACTTTATGGCAGTGACAGAAAATGAGCTGGAATGCCATCGAGGAATTGCCCATGGAGCAGTGGTAAAATGCCCTATTGTCAGTTCTGATGTAGTCcagagaaaaacacacaaaaaagcattCATGAAAGACCCCGTTATAGGATCATCCAAAAAATCGGCTACCTATATATGTAAGATGTGTCCTTTTACTACTTCAGtcaagagtatttttaaaaaacacatggaGTACTTGCATTCATCATCATGCATTGATTCATTCGGCAGTCCTCTTGGGCTTGATAAAAGAAAAAGTGACATAATTGAAGAACCTATAGATACTGATAGTCCTAAACCATTAACTAAACAACAGTCAACAACATTTCCAAAGAACTCTGCTTTAAAACAAGATGTAAAGCGAACATTTGGATCATCCTCACAATcaagtaatttttcaaaattccatAAACGGCCACACAGAATACAAAAGGCTCGGAAAAGCATTGCCCAGTCAGGTGTAAATGTGTGCAGTCAAAACAGTTCTCCTCACAAGACTGTTATGATTAAAAGCAGCATTGACCAAAAACCTAAGTATTTCCATCAGACAGCGAAAGAAAAATCTAATGCCAAGGCAAATAGCAACTATTTATATAGACATAAATatgaaaactacagaatgatcaaAAAATCAGGTGAATCATATCCTCTGCATTTCAAAAAAGAGGAAGCTAGTTCATTAAATTCTTTACATCTGTTTTCATCAAGTAATTCTCACAACAATAGTTTTATTTCAGACCCTCATAACTCTGACACCAAAAGGCCAGAAGGCTTCAAAGACCACAGGCGTGTAGCTGTAAAGAGAGTAGTTAAGGAATCTAAGAAGGAAAGTTCTGTTGGAGGAGAAGACTTGGATAGCTATCCAGATTTCTTGCATAAGATGACCGTTGTTGTTTTGCAAAAACTTAATTCTACCGAAAAGAAAGATAGCTATGAAACAGAAGATGAAAGTTCCTGGGACAATGTTGAGCTAGGTGACTACACTACACAGACTATAGAAGATGAAACCTATCATGATATTAATCAAGAACATGTAAACATATTCCCTCTATTTAAAAGCAAGGTGGAAGGTCAACAGTCTGGGGAAAATGCTACACTTAGTTATGATCAGAATGATggcttttattttgaatattatgaaGATGGTGGAACCAATAACTTTTTGCATGAGATTCATGATCCTCagcatttagaaaatgcagaaactgCATTGTCAAAGCATAGTTCTGTTTTTCACTGGACTGATTTGTCTCTTGAGAAGAAATCGTGTCCTTACTGCCCAGCAACATTTGAAACAGGTGTTGGGTTGTCAAATCATGTCAGGGGACATCTTCACAGAGCAGGATTAAGCTATGAAGCCCGCCATGTTGTATCACCAGAACAAATAGCCACAAGTGACAAAATGCAGCATTTCAAAAGAACTGGCACAGGAACACCTATTAAGCGAGttagaaaaggtaagttttcacgTGGATAATTTGGGCTAGTATGTCCATATTCGAATTCAAAGGATTTGAAGGTTTTGCTCAAATTTGACCTTCATTAGAATCACATAATTTCGTATTTCAGAGTTAATTTGTTTTGAGGAgttcaatttataaaaaaattctgatattactcttaaaaatttttttttagctatAGAGAAGTCTGAAACCACTTCTGAACACACTTGTCAGCTCTGTGGTGGTTGGTTTGATACTAAAATTGGATTATCAAATCATGTTAGAGGCCACCTGAAAAGACTTGGAAAGACCAAGTGGGATGCTCACAAATCTCCAATCTGTGTTCTGAATGAGATGatgcaaaatgaagaaaaatatgaaaaaatcttaaaggcaTTGAACAGTCGTCGTATTATTCCTCGACCATTTGTAGCTCAAAAACTTGCATCGAGTGATGACTTTCTATCTCAAAATGTTATACCTCTTGAAGCATACCGTAATGGCCTAAAGACTGAAGCTTTATCAGTGTCTGCATCAGAGGAAGAAGGGCTGAGTTTCTTAAATGAATATGATGAAACTAAACCAGAACTGCCCAGTGGAAAAAAGAATCAGTCTCTTACACTCATAGaactgcttaaaaataaaaggatgggaGAAGAAAAGAATTCTTCTGTTTCTCCTCAAAAGATCCATAATCAAACTGCAAGAAAGAGGTTTGTTCAGAAATGTGTTCTTCCACTAAATGAAGATAGTCCATTGATGTATCAGCCACAAAAAATGGACTTCACTATGCACTCAGGTAAGAGGACATTTATGACTATCTTACATAACTTAAACACAATTATGTTTACCTTAGTGGAACAtgtatataaaatactttctcagaATCCTTTATTTAAGCTGCTTTTTTGCAGAACAGAGATTGGTTACACTGTTATTTCTAGATAAATCATCAGTTGATGTTCATCAGCATTGGAgtctctgtgcctcatttcttGGTCACAGTGCAAGGtgagaacaaaagcaaaaacaaaaaactgatcaataaaaataaaatttgtcatggACGGGTGATGGTTCTTTGGATGGGAGGTTGACATTGTTCAGAAGCATAGTGTTACTGAAAAGGCTGTCATATTTTTGCCAGTGCTCCagagtgatttttgttttcaagattgtAGTTGTCCAGGTTTTCCTCCTGCGTAGGTCAAACAAACAGAATGGATTGGTGTTTGTCGTGTGTTGCCATTAACCCAAAGAAACTTCCTCCCTCTCTAATTCCTCCTTGTATTGTGAGATAGTTTGGTTTTGGAGGACTGTTGTGagtataaaacatttatttgggATTTTAGATTTTAACAACACGTTCTATTTGAACAGAACAGATGGTTTAACCTAATGGTTGTGCAcccatagtttttccttttcaaaggaaTATTTTGTATGAGTTGGCAAATGATGTGGCAGATAAAGTTGCCAAGCTTTATTTGGTATTGCTAAGTCTGGTTTTAGACTAGAGAAATGTTGTGTCTGTATAGGTTTCTTTTGGATGTTAAGGATGCTGAAGATGAGTTTAGATGATACCATAATTTTAGCCCTAGGTTGAAGGTAAAAGTAACTTGTCAGTGaattaataatgaataaaattactATAATGTTGATTTGTTTACTTTGGGCAGACATTGGGATATTCTAAATATTTGTAATGCAGATTTGATTTGAGGAAAGATTGTCTTGAATCGTAAGTGGTCTGAAAAACGATTTATCTTGTATGGGCTTCTGGTTAATAGGGGTCTTTCTTTTGTACAAAGAGAGTCTTTCAAAGCTaatatttcaacatttttcagAGGGATAAAATGTAAGCAAGATGCGGCAGTTATGTTGGCCAAGGTGTAGTACACTTCAGAGAGGGGAAAGTGTATCTGTGGCTATcacaatatttgttgaaaaaaaccAGTTGAAATGTGTTGGGAGCGTGAGGGCTGTCTGAGAAGATAGGAGTTTCTTATTGCTTCAACATGTTTTCTTTACTGTGATGACTGAGATGTTAGCTTGTTGATCATTTATTTAGCACAAAGATTTTAGGAAAAAACTTCAGATCATTAACTTTCATTATTGATTGCGCATTCAGAGTAATGAACATAAAATGCCCTGAATAAAATGTTGTGTCTAACAGCTGTTCAGTGGTGTGTTTTACCACCTTTTCTCCCAGCCTTCATCAGAAAGCCTAATTTAGTATTGAGCCTTTTACGGTTTTGTGGGTAAAACACTTTAATTACCACTTTGTCAActagactttttaatttttttttttattgataatGTTGTAAACTTTGAAACTTCTCAACAGAACTGTGCAATTCAAATCACAGGATTGTATTTTAGGTTTAGGAAATGATCTGCGTAACACAGAAATCTGCAAGAAAGTGATAATAGGTATTAAATCCAAAGATACTCAGGGGTTCAAGACAACTCCTCTTCTCCCTTTCCAAAAGAGCATGGGTTGCCTCTAAATACTAACTACAAACTAATAATAGTTAACTTAATTTCCCCTCCATATCTTAAGCTAATTCATTGAACGTTTTTTAAAACCATCTTTATTGTGGTACTTTTCTTCACGCTTTTACCTAAGAAAATTTCACTTTTTGAAGTGAGAACTGgattatagttttcttttgaaTGATAGGTATGCCTGTGAAGCTTAGAACATGTGTGCATTGCAATACGACGTTTACAAGTGCTGTTAGCCTGTCCAACCACTTACGCGCTTATGCACGAAAGAAGAGTGCTGGACTTTTGACTGGTACAGGTATGTTTGAACAGATAACACAGCAAGTCTGTTTGATAcaatacacttttttttccctcaccagACTGGTGCTAGTTCAGATGATATTTATAGCTTTCTTTTGTAAGCAGCAGTTGAGTCTGAACACACATTAAATTTCAGCAACTTGTAAACTATtggatataattttaattaattaatttttttccatttagctCTTATTGGCTTGATTTGAGGAAAAAGTAACCCAATAGAGGTGTGGAAACTTTTGAGTCTACattctttttattgatttttaaattataatatttttacatttatttttgttagtaGATTCTAGTAAGACACCTCTCTTTGGTAAAAAAGAATTCTAGCTTAGGGAAATGCTTTATTTGGCAAGGATATTATAGTGAAATTTCAGATACGTAGCTAGattagaaaaataagcaaacGAACAAGTCTTCATTAATCTATAGATCAACTTTTTGAAGGGGCTAGCCTTAATAATGGCCTGTGTTTATGACTgaataaatttttcatttaatgcCCCTAAGCTATATTTAGCATTAATAAATATAGCTATGCACATAAATGTTACCATGCACATTTCTGTGTTATTTTTGGTTGGTTAGCCCAACCTTGCAGATACCTTTTCATATGGCTAGCTTGTGAAAATTTTATTAGCTTACTCACATGTAATACTGCTTCTTAAATCCTATGGAATGCCTTGCTCATTTTGTTTGTAGCCTTTCAAGCAACCTTGCTTTAGCAAACTCCATCTCTCTGACATCTTAAAATACTCTCTTTTCTAAATAGATCTACATAAATCCTTTTGCCTAAAAATCTCTTTCCAGgctttttctcttgctcttttagATCACTGCCTTCTGCTTTCTTCTAGTTGTTTATCCAgctttttttattcttcctcatGTCTTCCTATGGCTTACATTCAGTATGTTCTTGCCACCAAAGAAGCACTTGTAGTCACACTAGtgtctttcttctgcttctttgcTTTATCCTGACTTAATATATCACTGACTTGGGGTGACTACTGACCATTTATATTAAAAGGAGGGAAGTAGAGTGAGCTTTACTTTACTGGATTAGTCCTCATACTGTGACATTTTAGTTACTTCTAGCTTCATCAGTCTTGAAAGGTGATTGCAGACATTAGAGGCAGGGGACAGTAAAAATAAGAGGCTGTAGAAGCAGGAAATCATTATTGTTATCATAGCCACTAATTTATATTGAACACTTCTATGCATTAGACAGTATGCTGCATGCAACTTACACGCAtaacatttaatcttcacaaccaccATTTTAGTTGTACGTGTTATAATGATCTGTATTTTATAGGAAACTAGAGATTTAGAGAACTTAAGCAAGTTGTCCAAAACTTATGCGGCTGATAGCAGACTTGAAATTTCAATCAAGGCTGTGTTATCCCGAGGTCTTTGTTTTTAATCACTGTTACTTACCATATACAGAGTGACAGCAATGGAAAATCCTAAAAGTGAAGTTGGGTTCAAGGTGAGGAGTATTCTGGTGAAGAGTCTAATTAGAAGGAGCAGGGAGAGTAGTTCCCtgatggcctagtggttaggaatctgggCTTTACTGCCATGTCTCAGGTTTAGTTCTTGGTTgaagaactgagatcctgcaagctgcatggtgtgatcaagaaagaaaggaaaaaaagaaagagagaacatGCAATCTAATACAGGCCTATCCCAAGAAATGAGTTAGGCCTGCATTAGATTTCAGATGACTTTAGAAAATGTTCCATTCTGACTGTTTGGGCACATTACATAAATATTCACGGGGCGTGGAGGTCGGG
It contains:
- the ZNF644 gene encoding zinc finger protein 644 gives rise to the protein MRLFLQRDVNKTKSRLNVLNGLTNNMDDLKINTDVTGAKEELLDDNSFISDKESGVHKPKDCQASFQKNNTFTLPEELSKDKSEKALSGGQSTLFIHAGAPTVSSENFILPKGAAVNGPVSHSSLTKTSNMNKGSVSLTTGQPVDQPTTESCSGLKVAADLQLSTPQKASQHQVLFLLSDVAHAKNPTHSIKKLPTSASIGCDIQNSVGSGIKSDSTLINQVEVGEDSEDLLVKNDCVSTLTGISSGTDEFRSDNDTNWDPQKEFIQFLITNDDTVDKAPVHSKVGLEKKRKRKMDVSKITRYTEDCFSDSNCVPNKSKMLEVDFMEQNEDVQAIDSRTYALSQVKPESADEDLESVDTFQHLIFNSDKCGEDSSPVHTSTFLSNTLKKKCEESDSESPVTFSTEEPSFYPCTKCNVNFREKKHLHRHMMYHLDGNSHFRHLNVPRPYACRECGRTFRDRNSLLKHMIIHQERRQKLMEEIRELKELQDEGRSARLQCPQCVFGTNCPKTFVQHAKTHEKDKRYYCCEECNFMAVTENELECHRGIAHGAVVKCPIVSSDVVQRKTHKKAFMKDPVIGSSKKSATYICKMCPFTTSVKSIFKKHMEYLHSSSCIDSFGSPLGLDKRKSDIIEEPIDTDSPKPLTKQQSTTFPKNSALKQDVKRTFGSSSQSSNFSKFHKRPHRIQKARKSIAQSGVNVCSQNSSPHKTVMIKSSIDQKPKYFHQTAKEKSNAKANSNYLYRHKYENYRMIKKSGESYPLHFKKEEASSLNSLHLFSSSNSHNNSFISDPHNSDTKRPEGFKDHRRVAVKRVVKESKKESSVGGEDLDSYPDFLHKMTVVVLQKLNSTEKKDSYETEDESSWDNVELGDYTTQTIEDETYHDINQEHVNIFPLFKSKVEGQQSGENATLSYDQNDGFYFEYYEDGGTNNFLHEIHDPQHLENAETALSKHSSVFHWTDLSLEKKSCPYCPATFETGVGLSNHVRGHLHRAGLSYEARHVVSPEQIATSDKMQHFKRTGTGTPIKRVRKAIEKSETTSEHTCQLCGGWFDTKIGLSNHVRGHLKRLGKTKWDAHKSPICVLNEMMQNEEKYEKILKALNSRRIIPRPFVAQKLASSDDFLSQNVIPLEAYRNGLKTEALSVSASEEEGLSFLNEYDETKPELPSGKKNQSLTLIELLKNKRMGEEKNSSVSPQKIHNQTARKRFVQKCVLPLNEDSPLMYQPQKMDFTMHSALDCKQKKSRSRSGSKKKLLTLPHGADEVYILRCRFCGLVFRGPLSVQEDWIKHLQRHIVNANLPRTGAGMVEVTSLLKKPASITETSFSLLMAEAAS